Proteins co-encoded in one bacterium genomic window:
- a CDS encoding queuosine precursor transporter, which yields MYMSRRQKLYTVLTSIFITALILAEITGSKLIQSRIMDDFVFTMTMGVIPFPITFLVTDIVNEYYGKPGIRFVTFLGMFMIAFTFAILLIDMSIPAASFSPVTDDAFNSVFGQSNRIILGSVTAYLVGQFIDVQVFHYIRKRTHEKMLWLRATGSTFVSQLIDSFVVLFIAFSGKIPYEQILNIGITNYIYKFFIAVALTPLIYLAHHLIDRYLGDEAHAMIHQAEELK from the coding sequence ATATATATGTCCAGAAGACAAAAACTATATACTGTTTTAACGAGCATATTCATAACTGCACTGATCCTAGCTGAGATCACAGGGAGTAAACTTATTCAATCCAGGATCATGGACGACTTTGTTTTTACTATGACGATGGGTGTAATCCCCTTTCCGATTACGTTTCTGGTGACGGACATTGTCAATGAATACTATGGAAAACCGGGTATTCGTTTCGTCACTTTTTTAGGTATGTTCATGATCGCGTTCACGTTTGCGATTTTGCTTATCGATATGAGTATCCCCGCCGCTTCTTTTTCACCTGTAACGGACGACGCATTTAATTCAGTTTTTGGCCAATCGAACCGGATTATCTTAGGTTCGGTCACCGCGTATCTGGTGGGCCAGTTCATCGACGTGCAAGTCTTTCATTATATTCGAAAACGAACGCATGAGAAGATGTTATGGCTGAGAGCGACGGGTTCAACTTTTGTATCACAATTAATTGATTCTTTCGTCGTTCTATTTATCGCATTTTCCGGCAAAATCCCGTATGAACAGATCCTGAATATTGGAATTACTAATTACATTTATAAATTTTTTATCGCCGTCGCGCTGACGCCGCTCATTTACTTAGCGCATCATCTCATTGACCGGTATCTTGGCGATGAAGCTCATGCCATGATTCATCAAGCGGAAGAGTTGAAATAA
- a CDS encoding PAS domain S-box protein: MNNSDQPQGLSFGTQRFHLFFEYNPLMCFIVNADGIVRDVNTLGAEELGYTKVELIGRSVLDVFHPEDKKTVSKHVDDCLQTSDKMHSWELRKVRKNHAVIWVREVGRSIEDTDGTKLVLITCENITAQRHLEEEMKNSKANLSAVIENTRDSIWSVDMECRILTMNTQFREMFFLAYGTQLTTGMAILEHIPNDIRPTWNEFYQRTFQGEHFTVEQHYEFAGISLDTEISFNPIVAADGSITGAAVYSKDITERKNAEKALRESEEKYRSIFENIAEGIYQSTEEGQFITINPSLTKMLGYDSTDEVMMLNLNRDVYANAEDRIILNRETLAMGKSYYVEVNWKKKDGTIFPVRLNDRAVLDTKGIFQYYEVTVEDVSEQRKLEEHLVQSQKIESIGRIAGGVAHDMNNMLAVILPTAEMMKDFSDDAELVKKYSAVISSSARRAADIVKQLLVFSRQTPSQMVLMNLNDLIKETQKMLEHVIGKNITVEILLENGLPMIEADMTQLQQVLINLSVNARDAMSGNGTLLISTRKIRLEGKTISGLENVVPGNYIELKVADTGSGIPEEIVSKVFDAFFSTKGAGQGTGLGLAVVKSIVLKHKGYIDVVSEIANGTTFTIYLPISDSDRPERTVLVSEELPPRGNASILIVDDEEEILKVSKKIFSDLGYYVRTAQSGIKAIEMYRKNRADIVLLDIQMRGIDGRETLRRLREIDPNAKALYITGYARPEILSAIEQGNEAVIIQKPFSIQAMAEAIRKALQE; the protein is encoded by the coding sequence ATGAATAATTCCGATCAGCCTCAGGGTTTATCCTTCGGTACACAGCGTTTCCATTTGTTTTTTGAATACAATCCTCTGATGTGTTTTATCGTGAATGCAGATGGGATTGTCCGTGATGTCAACACCTTAGGCGCCGAAGAACTCGGCTACACGAAAGTGGAGCTGATTGGGCGATCTGTGCTGGACGTGTTCCATCCGGAAGATAAAAAAACCGTATCGAAACATGTTGACGACTGTCTCCAAACTTCCGACAAGATGCACTCGTGGGAACTTCGAAAAGTTCGTAAAAATCACGCAGTAATTTGGGTAAGAGAAGTAGGGCGTTCCATTGAAGATACGGACGGGACTAAATTAGTTCTGATTACTTGTGAAAACATCACAGCTCAGCGCCATCTTGAAGAAGAAATGAAGAACAGCAAAGCCAATTTGAGCGCAGTGATCGAGAACACACGGGATTCAATCTGGTCCGTGGATATGGAGTGCCGAATTTTGACGATGAATACCCAATTCAGAGAGATGTTTTTTTTGGCCTACGGAACTCAGCTGACTACCGGTATGGCAATTCTGGAACATATCCCCAACGACATTCGGCCTACTTGGAATGAGTTTTATCAAAGGACGTTTCAAGGAGAGCATTTTACCGTGGAACAGCATTATGAATTTGCAGGGATTTCGCTTGATACAGAGATTTCTTTTAATCCCATAGTTGCTGCCGATGGCTCTATTACCGGCGCCGCCGTATATTCCAAGGATATTACAGAAAGAAAGAATGCCGAAAAGGCACTGAGGGAGTCGGAGGAGAAATACCGCTCTATATTTGAGAACATTGCCGAGGGCATTTACCAATCTACCGAAGAGGGACAATTTATTACAATTAATCCGTCGCTTACAAAAATGCTGGGCTACGATTCCACTGATGAAGTTATGATGCTTAATCTTAACCGCGATGTGTATGCCAATGCGGAAGACCGGATAATTTTGAACCGTGAAACTCTAGCCATGGGCAAAAGTTATTATGTTGAAGTAAACTGGAAAAAAAAAGACGGGACAATTTTTCCGGTACGACTTAATGATCGTGCGGTTTTGGATACGAAGGGAATATTTCAATACTATGAAGTTACCGTTGAGGATGTGTCGGAGCAACGGAAACTCGAAGAACATCTGGTCCAATCTCAAAAAATCGAAAGTATAGGACGTATCGCCGGAGGGGTAGCGCACGATATGAACAATATGCTTGCCGTCATTTTGCCGACAGCGGAAATGATGAAAGACTTTTCGGACGACGCTGAACTTGTAAAAAAGTATTCCGCCGTGATTTCCTCTTCGGCGCGGCGGGCGGCAGATATTGTAAAACAGCTTCTCGTTTTTTCGCGACAGACTCCATCACAGATGGTACTCATGAATTTGAATGATCTGATCAAAGAAACTCAAAAAATGCTGGAACATGTGATCGGAAAAAACATTACCGTTGAAATTCTGTTGGAAAACGGACTTCCGATGATCGAAGCGGATATGACGCAGCTGCAGCAAGTGCTTATAAATTTAAGTGTCAATGCGCGCGACGCGATGAGCGGAAATGGCACGTTGCTTATTTCAACCCGGAAGATCCGGCTGGAAGGTAAAACGATTTCCGGTTTAGAAAATGTTGTTCCAGGAAATTACATTGAACTTAAAGTCGCAGATACGGGATCGGGTATTCCGGAAGAAATCGTTTCCAAAGTGTTTGATGCTTTTTTTTCAACCAAAGGCGCCGGACAAGGAACCGGCCTTGGCTTGGCCGTGGTTAAGAGTATTGTTCTAAAGCATAAAGGCTATATCGATGTCGTTTCAGAGATAGCAAACGGAACTACTTTTACCATTTATCTCCCGATCTCCGATTCGGATAGGCCGGAACGTACCGTGTTAGTTTCTGAGGAATTGCCTCCGCGAGGAAATGCAAGTATTCTTATCGTAGATGATGAAGAGGAAATATTAAAAGTTAGTAAAAAAATATTTAGTGACCTTGGATATTACGTCAGAACTGCGCAGAGCGGGATTAAAGCTATAGAGATGTACCGTAAGAATAGAGCGGATATCGTTTTGCTTGATATTCAAATGAGGGGAATTGATGGACGTGAAACGCTACGCCGGCTGCGGGAAATTGACCCCAACGCCAAAGCGCTTTATATTACCGGTTATGCACGGCCGGAAATATTGAGCGCGATTGAACAGGGCAATGAGGCGGTAATCATTCAAAAGCCGTTTTCCATTCAGGCCATGGCGGAAGCCATTCGTAAAGCCCTTCAGGAGTAA
- a CDS encoding NUDIX pyrophosphatase — translation MPEIICRVIDCHVFCRKNNLPYYLLMHRSGEVIYAASWRMIGGKIETSEKAYETALRELKEETGLLPVRLWTVPYTNNFYEASHDRVNIIPVFAAEVTSQHVVLSKEHDSFRWVSYEEARELLPWPAQIEGLRIVNEFIVSEKMVSSFVEIKL, via the coding sequence ATGCCTGAAATTATTTGCCGTGTTATTGATTGCCATGTTTTCTGCAGGAAAAATAATTTACCGTATTATCTGCTGATGCATCGGTCTGGCGAAGTGATTTATGCAGCATCATGGCGCATGATCGGAGGTAAGATCGAAACCTCAGAAAAAGCGTATGAAACGGCGTTGCGGGAATTAAAAGAGGAAACAGGTTTACTGCCCGTTCGGTTGTGGACCGTGCCGTATACCAATAACTTTTATGAAGCCTCGCACGACCGCGTCAACATCATACCTGTTTTTGCGGCCGAAGTAACTTCTCAGCATGTCGTCTTATCAAAAGAGCATGACTCTTTTCGCTGGGTAAGCTATGAAGAGGCGAGAGAACTTCTGCCATGGCCTGCGCAGATTGAAGGATTGCGCATCGTGAACGAATTTATTGTTTCAGAGAAAATGGTGAGTTCGTTTGTCGAGATTAAATTGTAG
- a CDS encoding aminotransferase class V-fold PLP-dependent enzyme: protein MSQFHDFSAEKWRKLFPVTDHSIYVNHAACSPVSTRVRTRIEKLLEDSSTTAVDNFPSWLETRENLRGLAAQLINAKPSQIAFVKNTSEGLNILASGLSWKPGDRILLADCEFPSNVYPFLNLKKRGVEIDFVKNKNGFLNITDFERMITPGTRLLSVSFVEFVNGFKNDLKTLGELCRSRGIIFCVDSIQGLGAVPLDVEKFQIDYLANGGHKWLMGPAGIGLIYVRDHLFDKIKPQHVGWLSVKDAWNFFDYELDLLDDAKRFETATENWLGVYGLQASLELLLEVGIDNIYRHLMNLTGMLAEGLRQNGLIIASSQEPIHRSGIISFRSGSAERTKNIFEYLIKNHIISSFREGVIRISPHFYNTEDEMREIIRIINTFSKP from the coding sequence ATGTCACAATTTCATGACTTCTCCGCCGAAAAATGGAGAAAATTGTTTCCGGTTACGGATCATTCTATCTACGTTAATCATGCCGCATGTTCACCGGTTTCGACGCGCGTGCGCACCCGCATCGAAAAATTGCTCGAAGACTCATCAACAACGGCAGTTGATAATTTTCCAAGTTGGCTTGAAACGCGTGAAAATCTTCGCGGATTGGCGGCTCAATTAATTAACGCAAAACCGTCACAAATTGCGTTCGTTAAAAACACCTCTGAGGGTTTGAATATTTTGGCTTCCGGTCTTTCATGGAAACCGGGCGATCGGATACTCCTTGCTGATTGTGAATTTCCGTCCAACGTGTATCCATTCCTGAATTTAAAGAAACGCGGGGTGGAAATTGATTTTGTAAAAAATAAGAACGGTTTTTTGAACATTACAGATTTCGAACGGATGATCACTCCGGGCACGCGTTTATTGTCGGTCAGCTTTGTGGAATTTGTCAATGGATTTAAGAACGATTTGAAAACGCTGGGCGAATTATGCCGCAGCCGCGGAATTATCTTTTGCGTTGACTCCATTCAAGGGTTGGGAGCCGTTCCGCTGGATGTTGAAAAATTCCAAATCGACTATCTTGCCAATGGCGGCCACAAATGGCTCATGGGGCCTGCCGGGATCGGTCTGATCTATGTTAGGGACCATTTGTTTGACAAGATTAAACCACAGCATGTCGGATGGCTTTCCGTGAAAGATGCATGGAATTTCTTTGATTATGAACTGGATCTGCTTGATGATGCCAAACGATTTGAAACTGCTACCGAGAACTGGCTTGGCGTTTATGGCCTGCAGGCGTCTCTGGAACTGCTCCTGGAGGTTGGCATTGACAATATTTATCGTCATTTGATGAATCTAACCGGTATGCTTGCAGAGGGCCTCAGACAGAACGGATTGATTATCGCGTCTTCGCAGGAGCCAATACACCGTTCCGGTATTATTTCATTCCGTTCAGGCTCCGCAGAACGCACAAAAAACATTTTTGAATATTTGATCAAAAACCATATCATAAGTTCATTCCGTGAAGGCGTGATCCGTATCTCGCCCCATTTTTATAATACGGAAGACGAAATGCGGGAAATCATCAGGATAATAAATACTTTTTCAAAACCATGA
- a CDS encoding NYN domain-containing protein, translated as MKYIIDGYNMIRKIDALRAHDALSLEKGRQALIMKLSGFRLQTHADITIVFDGQKSSLASQSGITVRFSNLPNKADELIKKLVDHTKKAAETTVVSSDNEVIWYAKGCGCKVERSEEFYKKISESKPSETVKELEEKDNPQLSSKEIKEWLTLFNSK; from the coding sequence ATGAAATATATTATCGACGGTTATAACATGATACGAAAAATTGACGCCCTGCGAGCGCATGACGCGTTAAGCCTGGAAAAAGGCCGTCAGGCGTTGATCATGAAACTTAGCGGCTTTCGACTTCAAACTCATGCCGACATTACGATCGTATTTGACGGACAAAAAAGCTCTCTTGCATCGCAGTCCGGCATCACGGTACGGTTTTCTAATTTACCGAACAAAGCGGATGAGTTGATTAAAAAACTCGTCGATCATACAAAAAAAGCTGCTGAAACGACCGTTGTAAGTTCCGACAATGAAGTGATATGGTATGCGAAAGGCTGCGGATGCAAAGTCGAACGTTCGGAGGAATTTTACAAAAAAATATCCGAATCAAAACCATCGGAGACGGTCAAAGAACTTGAAGAAAAAGACAATCCTCAGTTATCTTCAAAAGAAATCAAGGAATGGTTGACGCTTTTTAATTCAAAGTGA
- a CDS encoding ABC transporter permease, with the protein MATSISIFPGVYELKRRKYSASLFWSLLFILPIILIITYFSLFINGLASLVLSLLLLVLSPAELNKIFNFEIVEYWAASVFVIGWVLAVWIIHRRQLKRAWEKINDTARSQWQLAWTEIKTNRLVIFFIIVLASMYAVAFLCPWLVPRDPNAQQDITVTKYAAPLQSIAYLKLRTPGRSILPFREGEGASFTVINKFIAVQNLLLNREPSVVYISSFQKRGEEIEYVQGIQKKVISVSELIGENEKDFAENRMFLLGSDKYGRDIFSRLLYGSRISLSIGFLAMAIAVTLGTIIGALAGYFGKKTDAVLMRWVDLMLAFPNLFLILMIVALFGNSIFLIVVILGLTGWMGVSRIVRGQFLALREMEYIQAAHALGFSHSRIIFKHLIPNAFAPVIVAATLRLGGIILVEAGLSFLGVGVQPPTASWGNMVAEGRDMLIHGWWISTFPGLAIVLTVICFNVIGDGLRDALDPRLRT; encoded by the coding sequence ATGGCCACATCAATTTCTATCTTCCCGGGAGTATATGAACTAAAAAGGCGCAAATACAGCGCGTCGCTATTTTGGTCCCTCCTCTTTATTTTGCCGATCATTCTTATTATTACATATTTTTCATTATTCATTAACGGGCTGGCATCTCTCGTCTTGTCCCTTCTTTTGTTGGTATTAAGTCCTGCGGAATTAAATAAAATATTTAATTTTGAAATTGTAGAGTATTGGGCAGCTTCTGTTTTTGTTATAGGGTGGGTATTAGCCGTGTGGATTATTCACCGAAGACAATTGAAGAGAGCATGGGAAAAAATCAATGATACCGCACGTTCCCAATGGCAATTGGCGTGGACGGAAATAAAAACAAACCGCCTCGTTATTTTCTTTATTATTGTATTGGCTTCGATGTACGCCGTTGCATTCCTCTGCCCTTGGCTTGTGCCGCGTGATCCGAACGCGCAGCAGGATATTACGGTGACCAAATATGCCGCACCCCTGCAGAGCATCGCTTATCTTAAGCTAAGAACTCCCGGCCGTTCCATTTTGCCGTTTCGTGAAGGCGAAGGTGCGAGCTTTACAGTTATAAACAAGTTCATAGCCGTACAAAATCTGCTATTGAACAGAGAGCCGTCCGTCGTTTACATCAGCAGCTTCCAAAAGCGCGGCGAAGAAATCGAGTACGTTCAAGGTATTCAAAAGAAAGTCATCTCCGTATCAGAACTGATTGGCGAAAATGAAAAAGACTTTGCTGAGAACAGAATGTTTCTATTGGGTTCGGATAAATACGGACGGGATATTTTTTCGCGTCTTTTGTATGGGTCACGAATTTCTTTGAGTATCGGATTTCTCGCGATGGCCATTGCGGTGACACTGGGAACGATCATTGGCGCGTTGGCAGGGTATTTTGGAAAAAAAACCGATGCCGTGCTGATGCGCTGGGTAGATCTCATGCTCGCATTTCCAAATTTGTTTTTGATTTTAATGATCGTGGCGCTGTTTGGCAATTCGATATTCCTTATTGTGGTTATACTTGGCCTAACGGGCTGGATGGGCGTTTCCCGCATCGTGCGTGGGCAGTTTTTGGCGTTGCGGGAAATGGAATACATTCAGGCGGCCCATGCGCTTGGATTTAGTCACTCACGCATCATATTCAAACATCTTATACCTAACGCTTTTGCACCTGTGATCGTCGCTGCAACATTGCGGCTTGGCGGAATCATTCTTGTCGAAGCAGGTTTGAGTTTTCTTGGCGTTGGAGTACAGCCGCCCACCGCAAGCTGGGGTAATATGGTTGCGGAAGGGCGCGACATGTTAATCCACGGCTGGTGGATATCTACTTTTCCAGGCTTGGCGATCGTGCTTACGGTTATTTGTTTTAATGTAATAGGCGACGGATTACGGGATGCACTGGACCCGAGATTACGAACGTAA
- the queA gene encoding tRNA preQ1(34) S-adenosylmethionine ribosyltransferase-isomerase QueA: MKLSDFKFKLPEKFIAQYPISHRDKAKMMVINRKDGLITDKIFRDITDHITKKDCLVINETRVFPARIMARKEKTNAKVEVFLLRELENNLWEVLVKPARKVRIGNRLVVDGVFCDVIDNTVSGGRVVRFNYTGDFHKFIDKVGQCPLPPYIKRPPEESDKTDYQTVFAKTRGSVAAPTAGLHFTKELLSKLKRKGVTIVPLILHVGLGTFRKVAVEDLGRHKMDSEYFEIPEPTARAINQTKDGGGKVIAVGSTVIRTIESAVTSLNRVKPHRGWTDKFIYPPYEFKIVDKLVTNFHTPESTLLMLACAFADKELIFKAYKKAMKDGYRFYSFGDAMLIE, from the coding sequence ATGAAACTCTCGGATTTTAAATTTAAACTACCTGAAAAGTTCATTGCGCAGTATCCCATTAGCCACCGGGATAAGGCCAAAATGATGGTGATCAACCGCAAAGACGGTCTGATCACAGATAAGATTTTCAGGGACATTACGGATCATATTACTAAAAAAGACTGTTTGGTAATCAATGAAACCAGAGTATTTCCCGCCCGGATCATGGCCAGGAAAGAAAAGACCAATGCCAAGGTGGAAGTATTCTTGTTGCGTGAACTCGAAAACAATCTCTGGGAAGTTTTGGTGAAACCTGCGCGAAAAGTTCGTATCGGCAACCGCCTCGTCGTAGACGGCGTGTTTTGCGATGTGATCGATAATACGGTTTCCGGAGGCCGTGTCGTACGTTTTAATTATACCGGTGATTTTCATAAATTCATCGATAAAGTCGGCCAATGTCCTTTGCCTCCTTATATCAAGCGGCCACCCGAAGAAAGCGATAAGACGGACTATCAGACGGTATTTGCAAAAACACGCGGCTCGGTTGCTGCGCCAACTGCAGGCCTGCATTTTACCAAGGAACTTCTATCTAAACTAAAACGCAAGGGCGTCACCATCGTTCCTCTTATTCTGCACGTCGGACTTGGAACATTCAGAAAAGTTGCCGTCGAAGATCTCGGGCGCCACAAAATGGACTCGGAATATTTTGAAATTCCGGAACCGACCGCGCGCGCGATCAACCAGACCAAAGACGGCGGCGGCAAAGTCATCGCCGTGGGATCGACCGTTATTCGTACAATCGAAAGCGCCGTCACCTCGCTGAATCGCGTCAAACCGCATCGCGGCTGGACGGACAAATTCATTTATCCGCCGTATGAATTCAAGATCGTGGATAAACTCGTTACCAATTTTCACACGCCCGAATCTACTTTGCTCATGCTGGCGTGCGCCTTCGCGGATAAGGAACTGATCTTCAAAGCCTACAAAAAAGCAATGAAAGACGGTTATCGTTTTTACAGTTTCGGCGATGCGATGCTGATCGAATAA